In Ruminococcaceae bacterium R-25, one genomic interval encodes:
- a CDS encoding cytidyltransferase-like protein, whose translation MKALILNSGLGHRMGVLTSEHPKCMTEVSATETILSRQLKLLLSLGITDVVMTTGYFDQVLIDYCNFLGLPMNFTFVNNPLYAETNYIYSIYCARGYLDDDIILMHGDLVFEWSVLSDIIECETSCMKVSSTIPLPEKDFKAVIKDGFVQKVGINFFENAMEAQALYKLKKDDWKIWLDKIIEFCESDNRKCYAENALNELDGACNIAALDVKDRLCSEIDNPEDLAVVSARLKEVENRSVYMSLSTNVIHGGHISIIKKAAMLGKLTVGVLSDEVVASYKRAPVVPRSERKALVANIAGVYRVVDQDTLSYADNIRKYKPDIVVHGDNWVTGYQKPVREEVIKLLAEYGGKLVEFPYSADAKYKSIENTFSGEITDPENRVNELNAWKAIDGIITAENNYEKLDKWIASTSARSIMLVCGAALDAMPIKSYFDSVEARLGVKIVRFSDFTPNPVYDFVVEGVSLFNKESCEALIAIGGGSAMDVAKCIKLFSNMDQSKNFLKQEIKPNDIPFLAVPTTAGSGSEATRYAVIYYNGAKQSVTHESIIPKTVLMDSSLLKTLPLYQRKCTMLDSLCHSVESIWSVNSTGESKAYASEAIHLILDNMDGYLANDDEANLEMLMAAYKAGKAINITQTTAGHAMCYKLTSLYGLAHGHSAMLCVKSLFPWMLENMDKCIDLRGEDYLKSVMDYIAETFGYSDPHKVCDYLEDLYSKLNMSTPEATEEEFILLASSVNVDRLKNHPIALDRNSIDLLYHKILGNS comes from the coding sequence GTGAAGGCATTGATTCTTAATTCCGGTCTGGGCCACAGAATGGGCGTTCTGACATCTGAACACCCTAAGTGCATGACGGAAGTATCTGCCACAGAGACTATCCTATCAAGACAATTAAAACTTCTTTTGAGCCTTGGCATAACTGATGTCGTAATGACGACCGGATATTTCGACCAGGTCCTTATCGATTACTGCAACTTCTTAGGGCTCCCCATGAACTTCACGTTCGTTAACAACCCTTTGTATGCTGAAACCAACTATATCTACAGTATCTATTGTGCAAGGGGATACTTGGATGATGACATCATACTGATGCACGGCGACCTCGTTTTCGAATGGTCAGTCTTATCAGACATCATCGAATGTGAGACCAGCTGCATGAAAGTTTCATCTACGATCCCGCTGCCCGAAAAGGACTTTAAGGCCGTGATCAAGGACGGCTTCGTCCAAAAGGTCGGCATTAACTTTTTCGAAAACGCGATGGAAGCCCAGGCGCTATATAAGCTCAAGAAAGATGACTGGAAGATCTGGCTTGATAAGATAATCGAATTCTGCGAAAGCGATAACCGCAAGTGCTATGCTGAGAACGCTCTTAATGAACTGGATGGCGCATGCAATATTGCAGCTCTGGATGTTAAGGACAGACTGTGCTCAGAGATCGATAATCCTGAAGATCTGGCTGTCGTGTCGGCAAGGCTTAAGGAAGTAGAGAACAGATCCGTTTATATGTCATTGTCAACGAACGTTATCCACGGCGGACACATCTCTATAATCAAGAAGGCCGCAATGCTCGGTAAGCTCACGGTCGGCGTTCTTTCCGATGAAGTTGTTGCAAGCTATAAGCGTGCTCCGGTTGTACCGAGATCCGAGCGAAAAGCCCTTGTAGCAAATATCGCAGGCGTTTACAGGGTAGTCGACCAGGATACGCTCTCTTATGCTGACAACATCAGGAAATACAAGCCTGACATCGTAGTCCATGGCGATAACTGGGTTACGGGATATCAGAAGCCCGTAAGAGAAGAAGTAATTAAGCTCCTTGCTGAATACGGCGGAAAGCTTGTCGAATTCCCTTATTCTGCAGATGCCAAGTATAAGTCCATCGAAAACACTTTCAGCGGCGAGATCACAGATCCTGAAAACAGAGTCAATGAATTAAATGCCTGGAAGGCAATAGACGGGATAATCACTGCTGAGAACAACTATGAAAAGCTCGATAAGTGGATAGCTTCAACAAGCGCAAGATCGATAATGCTCGTATGTGGTGCCGCTCTGGATGCTATGCCGATCAAGAGCTATTTCGACAGTGTTGAGGCGAGACTCGGCGTAAAGATCGTAAGGTTCAGCGATTTCACGCCTAACCCGGTTTACGATTTCGTTGTAGAAGGCGTCTCACTATTTAACAAGGAATCCTGCGAAGCGCTTATTGCGATAGGCGGCGGTTCTGCAATGGACGTTGCAAAGTGCATTAAGCTCTTTTCGAACATGGATCAATCCAAAAATTTCCTTAAGCAGGAGATAAAGCCCAACGATATTCCGTTCCTTGCTGTTCCTACGACTGCAGGTTCCGGTTCTGAAGCTACGAGATATGCAGTGATTTACTATAACGGCGCAAAGCAGTCGGTCACTCACGAGAGCATTATTCCTAAGACGGTTCTCATGGACAGCAGCCTTCTTAAGACGCTGCCGCTTTATCAGAGAAAGTGCACGATGTTAGACAGCCTGTGCCATTCTGTTGAATCGATATGGTCTGTTAACAGCACCGGTGAGAGCAAGGCTTATGCGAGTGAAGCAATTCATCTGATCCTTGATAACATGGACGGATATCTGGCTAACGACGATGAGGCTAATCTTGAGATGCTCATGGCAGCTTATAAGGCCGGCAAAGCGATCAATATCACGCAGACTACTGCTGGACATGCGATGTGCTATAAGCTTACGTCTCTTTATGGTCTTGCACACGGTCATTCTGCGATGCTCTGTGTTAAGTCATTGTTCCCGTGGATGCTCGAAAACATGGACAAATGCATCGACCTCAGAGGAGAGGACTACTTAAAGTCTGTCATGGATTATATAGCTGAGACATTCGGCTACAGTGATCCTCATAAGGTCTGCGATTATCTCGAAGATCTATATTCCAAACTTAACATGTCGACACCTGAAGCTACGGAAGAGGAGTTTATATTGCTCGCGTCTTCTGTTAATGTAGACAGGTTAAAGAATCATCCTATAGCACTTGATAGAAATTCGATCGATTTACTGTATCATAAGATATTAGGTAACTCTTAA
- a CDS encoding phosphoglucomutase, giving the protein MDYKAEYERWLKLATDTEINAELKGMDDVAMEDAFYRNLAFGTGGLRGTIGAGTNRMNIYVVAKASQGLSDYLLKTVDGQPSVVVGYDSRIKSDLFAKVAASVFAANGLKVHIWPTLNPVPTVSFAIRDLKASQGIMITASHNPAKYNGYKVYGADGCQITTEAAAAILAEIEKLDIFTDVKSMDFEKAVEEGKIEYIPDSVMDGFIEAVKSQSVLFGDEIDKNVTIVYSPLNGTGLKPVTRALAESGFTNIIVVEEQRNPDGNFPTCPYPNPEIREAMELGLQYCEKTGADLLFATDPDADRCGIAIKTANGDYQLLSGNEVGILLLDYICSQRIKHNKMPEHPVFIKTIVTMDLAEKIASHYGVETINVLTGFKFIGEVIGRMEAKGREADYICGFEESYGYLTGSYVRDKDAVNAAFIIAEMFAFYKTRGISLIDKLNELYKEYGYCLNTLHSFEFPGSAGMEKMGSIMEAFHQGLDSIAGQEVVKTEDYSKGLNGLPKSDVLKFYTKDISVVVRPSGTEPKLKTYVSVVADNRENAMAVESEIMAELSGKLS; this is encoded by the coding sequence ATGGATTACAAAGCAGAATATGAACGCTGGTTAAAGCTTGCAACAGACACTGAGATCAATGCCGAACTTAAAGGCATGGACGATGTTGCCATGGAAGATGCTTTCTACAGGAATTTAGCATTCGGTACGGGCGGACTCCGCGGTACGATCGGTGCCGGCACTAATCGCATGAATATCTATGTAGTTGCAAAAGCGAGCCAGGGTTTATCTGATTATCTTTTAAAGACTGTTGACGGTCAGCCGAGCGTAGTAGTTGGTTACGACAGCCGCATCAAGTCTGACCTCTTTGCCAAGGTTGCTGCTTCAGTCTTTGCCGCTAACGGACTTAAGGTCCATATCTGGCCTACATTAAACCCTGTTCCGACAGTAAGTTTTGCAATAAGAGACCTCAAGGCTTCACAGGGCATCATGATCACTGCATCGCACAACCCCGCAAAATACAACGGCTATAAGGTCTATGGCGCTGACGGATGCCAGATCACTACTGAAGCAGCTGCTGCTATTTTAGCCGAGATCGAAAAGCTCGATATCTTTACAGACGTCAAGTCGATGGATTTCGAAAAGGCTGTAGAAGAAGGTAAGATCGAATACATTCCTGATTCAGTAATGGACGGCTTCATTGAAGCTGTTAAGAGCCAGTCTGTCCTTTTCGGTGATGAGATCGACAAGAACGTAACCATCGTATATTCACCTTTGAACGGCACCGGTTTAAAGCCTGTTACAAGAGCTTTGGCAGAATCAGGCTTTACGAACATCATTGTTGTTGAAGAGCAGAGGAACCCTGACGGAAACTTCCCGACATGCCCTTATCCGAATCCCGAGATCAGGGAAGCGATGGAACTTGGACTTCAGTATTGTGAGAAGACAGGTGCGGACCTTCTTTTCGCGACCGACCCTGACGCTGACAGATGCGGTATAGCTATAAAGACTGCAAACGGCGACTATCAGCTTCTTTCAGGCAACGAAGTCGGTATCCTGCTGCTCGATTATATCTGCAGCCAGAGGATCAAGCACAACAAGATGCCTGAACATCCGGTATTCATTAAGACTATCGTTACGATGGACCTTGCTGAGAAGATCGCAAGCCATTACGGTGTTGAGACGATCAATGTTCTTACAGGCTTTAAGTTCATCGGCGAAGTTATCGGCAGAATGGAAGCCAAGGGCAGGGAAGCTGACTATATCTGCGGCTTTGAAGAGTCCTATGGCTATCTTACAGGTTCATATGTAAGAGATAAGGATGCCGTAAATGCAGCATTCATCATTGCTGAGATGTTCGCATTCTATAAGACAAGAGGCATCAGCCTTATCGATAAATTAAACGAGCTCTATAAGGAGTACGGATATTGCCTGAATACACTGCATTCATTTGAATTCCCCGGTTCTGCAGGCATGGAGAAGATGGGATCCATTATGGAAGCTTTCCATCAGGGTCTTGATTCTATTGCCGGCCAGGAAGTCGTTAAGACAGAAGATTACAGCAAGGGCTTGAACGGCCTTCCGAAGTCTGATGTTCTTAAGTTCTACACAAAGGATATTTCAGTAGTCGTAAGACCTTCCGGTACGGAGCCCAAGCTCAAGACTTACGTAAGCGTTGTAGCAGATAACAGGGAAAATGCCATGGCTGTTGAATCAGAGATCATGGCTGAATTATCAGGAAAGCTCAGCTAA
- a CDS encoding mannose-6-phosphate isomerase, with the protein MNNKPFLLKPASKDYLWGGSRLNDDFKFGIDADPFAEAWVCSTHKDGCSVLTTGETLREVLKAHPEYIGTHASTVANGHFPILIKLIDANKDLSVQVHPDDEYSLKNEGQLGKTEFWYVLDSKKDSTLVYGFNRDVEAAEVRKAIDDDTVGNLLNHVPVKKNDLFFIESGTVHAIGAGCLVAEIQENSNVTYRLYDYDRVDKNGKPRELNIDKGLEVAKLKASAAPRQPMRVLKYKAGCASELLCRCKYFQVERLLLNTEVNRELASFKTGENSFHALLCVDGCGIIVSDGFMLNFFKGDLIFVPADSIEMKLHGQAQILDVSC; encoded by the coding sequence ATGAACAACAAGCCGTTCCTGTTAAAGCCTGCATCAAAGGACTACCTCTGGGGTGGTTCCAGGCTTAATGACGACTTCAAGTTCGGCATCGATGCCGATCCTTTTGCAGAGGCATGGGTATGTTCCACGCATAAAGACGGATGTTCTGTGCTTACAACGGGAGAGACTTTAAGAGAGGTCTTAAAAGCTCACCCTGAATATATTGGAACTCATGCTTCAACGGTTGCAAACGGACATTTCCCGATCCTCATAAAGCTCATCGATGCAAATAAGGACCTTTCCGTACAGGTTCATCCTGACGATGAATACAGCCTTAAGAACGAGGGCCAGCTCGGCAAGACTGAGTTCTGGTATGTGCTGGATTCTAAAAAGGATTCGACTTTGGTCTACGGTTTTAACAGAGATGTTGAAGCAGCTGAAGTCAGAAAAGCAATTGATGACGATACTGTCGGTAACCTGTTAAATCATGTACCTGTTAAAAAGAATGACCTGTTCTTTATTGAATCCGGCACGGTACACGCTATAGGAGCAGGCTGCCTTGTTGCAGAGATTCAGGAGAACTCAAACGTTACATATCGTCTTTACGACTATGACCGTGTCGACAAGAATGGAAAGCCGCGTGAATTAAATATCGATAAGGGTCTTGAAGTTGCTAAGCTCAAGGCTTCTGCAGCGCCCAGGCAGCCTATGAGAGTGTTAAAATACAAAGCCGGGTGCGCCAGTGAGCTTTTGTGTCGCTGCAAGTATTTCCAAGTCGAAAGACTCCTTCTTAATACGGAAGTTAACAGGGAACTTGCCTCTTTTAAGACAGGCGAAAACTCATTTCATGCATTGCTCTGCGTAGACGGCTGCGGAATAATAGTATCTGACGGCTTTATGCTTAATTTCTTCAAAGGAGACTTGATCTTCGTACCTGCTGACAGCATCGAGATGAAACTTCACGGTCAGGCGCAGATACTTGATGTAAGTTGTTAA
- a CDS encoding lysophospholipase L1-like esterase has product MVADKRKSILFLLTPVLLLAFVVICFVFYQHDRRQKSEYDLIVSSVNSEESYIMELQSSMDELKASLSSVESSISEYEEYERRSCYSKISSGKPVNILVVGDSISEGTGASDEKHAWTYLLKERIESRYKSEVKLSNVSMGGESSLAGFVRLLEQDNTYYDLVIFCYGQNDKDENFESYYEAMVRKALSIYPDCSVISILEHSQRSYTYKMNCIKEITGYYNIPVVDCIKLFDDQIAGYDSYVKDGIHLNDAGHALYSEAVEGVIEEQIKIKALPVSLKEQPKHTNTSFFDNSCWIPSERFTRNGNTYSIELPNEIKGSDIPSFNGKKGVLMVIDIIDYPGENVITVFSNGKKTAERKTDWTYSFRQRHIPEISYGLVIEKGSFIIKFSSTEQADSFKGCGFILGK; this is encoded by the coding sequence ATGGTCGCTGATAAAAGGAAAAGTATTCTTTTTTTGCTTACACCGGTTTTGCTGCTGGCGTTTGTAGTTATATGCTTTGTTTTTTATCAGCATGACAGAAGGCAGAAGTCTGAATATGATCTGATTGTAAGTTCCGTTAATTCAGAAGAAAGTTATATTATGGAACTTCAGTCGTCTATGGATGAATTGAAGGCTTCATTGAGCAGTGTTGAGAGCTCTATCAGCGAATATGAGGAATATGAGCGCAGGAGTTGTTATTCCAAGATCAGTTCAGGAAAACCCGTAAATATTCTTGTTGTAGGTGATTCGATCTCTGAGGGCACCGGTGCTTCCGATGAAAAGCATGCCTGGACGTATCTTCTTAAGGAAAGAATTGAATCGAGATATAAATCAGAAGTAAAACTCAGCAATGTGTCTATGGGCGGCGAATCGTCTCTCGCCGGTTTTGTCAGACTCTTGGAGCAGGATAACACATATTATGATCTGGTCATCTTTTGTTACGGTCAGAATGATAAGGACGAGAACTTTGAGAGCTATTATGAAGCGATGGTGAGAAAAGCGCTGTCCATCTATCCTGATTGCTCGGTAATATCCATACTGGAGCACTCTCAAAGGTCCTATACATATAAGATGAACTGCATTAAAGAGATTACAGGTTACTACAATATCCCGGTTGTTGATTGTATCAAGCTCTTTGATGACCAGATAGCCGGGTATGATTCATATGTAAAAGACGGTATCCATCTTAATGATGCCGGTCATGCGTTATATTCAGAAGCCGTTGAAGGCGTGATAGAAGAGCAGATCAAAATAAAAGCATTGCCGGTAAGCCTTAAAGAACAGCCGAAACATACCAATACTTCGTTTTTTGATAATTCTTGCTGGATTCCATCAGAAAGATTTACGCGAAACGGTAATACTTATTCCATTGAACTGCCAAATGAAATAAAGGGGAGCGACATTCCTTCATTTAACGGAAAAAAAGGCGTTCTTATGGTCATTGATATAATTGATTATCCGGGCGAAAATGTCATAACTGTATTTAGCAACGGCAAGAAGACCGCGGAGAGAAAGACTGATTGGACATATTCATTCCGTCAAAGACATATTCCTGAGATCTCTTATGGTCTTGTCATCGAAAAAGGCAGCTTTATAATAAAGTTTTCGAGCACTGAACAGGCTGACAGTTTTAAGGGCTGCGGATTTATACTCGGAAAGTAA
- a CDS encoding GDPmannose 4,6-dehydratase: MKKALITGITGQDGSYLAEFLLEKGYEVHGITRRASIANTGRIEHILDKIKLHDGDLTDSTSLIRIIKEVMPDEIYNLAAQSHVQVSFDVPEYSGDVDAIGVLRLLEAMRMLGLEKTCKIYQASTFELFGKVEEVPQRETTPFHPYSPYAVAKQYGFWMIKEYREAYGMFAVNGILFNHESERRGENFVTRKITLAAGRIAEGLQDHLELGNMDSLRDWGYAKDYVECMWLIMQQETPDDFVIATGEQHTVRDFTEKAFKANGIEIRWEGTGVDEKGYDVKTGKMLVCVNPAWFRPTDVDNLWGDPTKAKTVLGWNPQKTTYEELIEIMAKHDRMLAKQQKAMKEAL, encoded by the coding sequence ATGAAAAAGGCATTGATCACAGGTATCACAGGCCAGGACGGTTCTTACCTCGCAGAGTTCCTTTTGGAAAAGGGCTATGAAGTTCACGGCATCACAAGAAGAGCAAGTATTGCAAATACAGGACGTATCGAGCATATCCTGGATAAGATCAAGCTCCACGACGGAGACCTCACAGATTCAACTTCACTTATCCGCATCATCAAGGAAGTTATGCCAGATGAGATCTATAACTTAGCTGCACAGAGCCACGTTCAGGTCAGCTTCGACGTTCCTGAGTATTCCGGCGACGTTGATGCCATCGGTGTTTTAAGACTTCTCGAAGCTATGAGAATGTTAGGTTTAGAGAAGACATGCAAGATCTATCAGGCTTCCACATTTGAGCTCTTCGGCAAGGTAGAAGAAGTTCCCCAGAGAGAAACAACACCGTTCCATCCTTACAGCCCTTATGCAGTTGCAAAGCAGTACGGCTTCTGGATGATCAAGGAATACAGGGAAGCTTATGGAATGTTCGCAGTTAACGGCATTCTCTTTAACCACGAGTCCGAAAGACGCGGTGAGAACTTCGTTACAAGAAAGATCACACTCGCTGCAGGAAGGATCGCTGAAGGACTTCAGGATCACTTGGAATTAGGCAACATGGATTCACTCCGTGACTGGGGTTATGCAAAAGATTATGTTGAGTGCATGTGGCTCATCATGCAGCAGGAGACACCTGACGATTTCGTTATCGCAACAGGCGAGCAGCACACTGTAAGAGATTTCACGGAAAAGGCTTTCAAGGCTAACGGAATTGAGATCCGCTGGGAAGGCACAGGCGTTGACGAAAAGGGTTATGACGTAAAGACCGGCAAGATGCTCGTTTGCGTAAATCCTGCATGGTTCAGACCTACAGACGTTGATAACCTCTGGGGCGATCCTACAAAGGCTAAGACAGTCTTAGGCTGGAATCCTCAGAAGACAACATATGAAGAACTTATCGAGATCATGGCAAAGCATGACAGAATGCTCGCTAAGCAGCAGAAAGCAATGAAAGAGGCGCTCTGA
- a CDS encoding UDP-N-acetylglucosamine:LPS N-acetylglucosamine transferase, with translation MRFAYFITNHGFGHLMRELPVMAELIRRGHKVTVVTGKEHAAVTDNYLGGKADLIVDDTDAGLIVYPGTILIDTDSTVKRIEEHIAKWDRLIKESVDADCYIVDICPWAVIAAKKKGIPCFLMTNFTWIEQYEPFVPDELLNIYKDAYRQADKIIFFDLANEASRAFFKEGFEAGFSARPFDPEKVKAIRESHDKPIVLITCGASNSGFDFDIDVSELPYSFIVTRSLKLIGDNVEYLDPKINNTQDYVAAADYCIAKAGYSTVSEFVTAGVHTALLERDDTAEDTMTINQLKDRKLAISIKVDELKDIGRVIEKMDAFDWSDKVYPNDYSHIADIIEKNI, from the coding sequence ATGAGATTTGCTTACTTTATAACCAATCACGGGTTCGGCCATCTGATGAGGGAACTCCCTGTCATGGCGGAACTGATCAGAAGGGGCCATAAGGTTACTGTCGTAACAGGAAAAGAACATGCTGCCGTAACCGATAACTATCTTGGCGGCAAGGCTGACCTTATCGTAGACGATACTGACGCAGGCCTCATCGTATATCCCGGCACGATCCTTATCGATACTGATTCAACGGTAAAGAGGATAGAAGAGCACATCGCCAAGTGGGACCGACTTATAAAAGAGAGCGTCGATGCAGACTGCTATATCGTAGATATCTGTCCATGGGCTGTTATTGCTGCAAAGAAAAAGGGAATCCCTTGCTTTCTTATGACCAATTTCACTTGGATCGAGCAGTATGAACCTTTTGTTCCTGATGAACTCTTAAATATATATAAGGACGCATACAGGCAGGCTGATAAGATCATATTTTTCGACCTCGCAAATGAAGCATCCAGAGCATTTTTCAAGGAAGGCTTTGAAGCAGGATTTTCCGCAAGACCTTTCGATCCGGAAAAGGTAAAGGCGATCAGGGAATCTCACGATAAGCCAATAGTTCTTATCACTTGTGGCGCGAGCAATTCAGGATTCGATTTTGACATCGATGTAAGTGAACTCCCGTATTCGTTCATAGTCACGAGATCTTTAAAGCTCATCGGCGATAACGTCGAATACCTGGATCCGAAAATAAATAATACGCAGGACTACGTTGCAGCAGCAGATTACTGCATCGCAAAAGCAGGGTATTCTACAGTATCGGAGTTTGTAACAGCGGGCGTCCACACGGCGCTTTTGGAGCGTGACGATACCGCAGAAGATACCATGACGATCAACCAGTTAAAGGACAGGAAACTTGCGATATCCATTAAGGTCGATGAACTTAAGGATATCGGCAGAGTAATAGAAAAGATGGATGCTTTCGATTGGTCAGATAAGGTTTATCCCAATGACTATTCCCACATCGCAGACATTATTGAAAAGAATATCTGA
- a CDS encoding GDP-L-fucose synthase — MMDKNAKIYVAGHKGMVGSAIVRELERQGYHNLVLRTHKELDLTRQDQVEKFFEEEKPEYVFLAAAKVGGIMGNAKAKADFMYDNMILEMNVIHSAWKNGCKKLEFLGSSCIYPRMAPQPMPESCLLTSSLEQTNEAYALAKISGLKYCEYLNGQYGTDYISVMPTNLYGPNDNYHPEHSHVLPALIRRFHEAKVEGKESVTCWGDGSPLREFLYVDDLANLCVFLMNNYSGDETVNAGTGKELTIKELTELVAKVVGYEGKIEWDTTKPNGTPRKLLDVSKATKLGWTYKTELEDGIRLAYKDFLENPMRAER, encoded by the coding sequence ATGATGGACAAAAATGCAAAGATCTATGTAGCCGGCCACAAGGGAATGGTAGGCTCAGCAATCGTAAGAGAATTAGAGCGTCAGGGATATCACAATCTCGTTTTGAGAACACATAAGGAACTTGACCTCACAAGACAGGACCAGGTCGAAAAGTTTTTCGAAGAAGAAAAGCCTGAATATGTATTCCTCGCAGCTGCTAAAGTAGGCGGCATCATGGGAAATGCCAAAGCAAAGGCTGACTTCATGTACGACAACATGATCCTTGAGATGAACGTTATCCACAGCGCGTGGAAGAACGGATGCAAGAAGTTAGAGTTCTTAGGAAGCTCCTGCATTTACCCGAGAATGGCTCCCCAGCCTATGCCTGAGTCATGCCTTCTGACTTCTTCTCTTGAGCAGACAAACGAAGCTTATGCTCTTGCAAAGATCTCAGGACTTAAGTACTGCGAATATTTAAACGGCCAGTACGGCACAGACTATATTTCCGTAATGCCTACAAATCTTTACGGACCCAACGATAACTACCATCCGGAGCACAGCCATGTTCTTCCGGCATTGATCCGCCGTTTCCACGAGGCAAAGGTTGAGGGCAAGGAATCAGTAACATGCTGGGGTGACGGTTCACCGCTAAGAGAATTCCTTTATGTAGATGACCTCGCTAACCTTTGCGTATTCCTCATGAACAACTACAGCGGTGACGAGACTGTAAATGCCGGCACAGGCAAGGAACTTACTATCAAGGAACTTACTGAGCTCGTTGCAAAGGTTGTAGGTTACGAAGGAAAGATCGAGTGGGATACCACTAAGCCCAATGGCACACCGAGAAAGCTTTTGGACGTTTCCAAGGCAACAAAGCTCGGCTGGACATATAAGACAGAATTAGAAGACGGAATCAGACTCGCATATAAGGACTTTTTAGAAAACCCGATGAGGGCAGAAAGGTAA
- a CDS encoding mannose-1-phosphate guanylyltransferase encodes MNIILLSGGSGKRLWPLSNDIRSKQFIKIFKNENGELESMVQRIYGQIKAVDPDAVVTVATSKSQVSAIHNQIGLDIGVSVEPCRRDTFAAIALATAYLNCVMNVPRDEAVVVCPVDPYVEDSYFECVNRLYEAASKGEKNLTLMGIEPTYPSEKYGYIKPKKNDDGTDGWGFTEKPTAEKAQEYIDGGALWNGGVFAYKLSYVLDKSKELLGTDNYDELFSNYANLKKISFDYAVVEAETSIDVLRYNGEWKDLGTWNTLTEAMTDPIIGDGALNDKCSNVNIINELGIPIIGMGLKDMVISASPEGILVSDKEQSSYIKPFVDEIDQRVMFAEKSWGSYRVLDIEESSMTVKVTLNPGNKMNYHSHDKRDEVWTVIAGSGRTVVDGMEQLVRPGDVITMAAGCKHTVFAGDEGIQLIEVQLGEDINVADKHKYEL; translated from the coding sequence ATGAACATAATCCTTCTATCAGGCGGATCAGGTAAAAGGCTCTGGCCTTTATCGAACGACATCCGTTCAAAGCAGTTCATTAAGATATTCAAAAATGAGAACGGCGAACTTGAATCAATGGTCCAGAGGATCTACGGCCAGATAAAGGCAGTCGATCCCGATGCTGTTGTTACAGTTGCTACTTCCAAATCACAGGTATCCGCTATCCATAACCAGATCGGCCTTGATATCGGTGTATCAGTTGAGCCTTGCAGAAGAGATACATTCGCTGCTATTGCGCTTGCAACTGCATATCTTAACTGCGTAATGAATGTCCCGAGAGATGAAGCGGTAGTTGTATGCCCGGTAGATCCTTATGTTGAGGATTCGTATTTCGAGTGCGTAAACAGACTCTATGAAGCAGCTTCAAAGGGTGAGAAGAATCTTACTCTCATGGGCATCGAGCCGACTTATCCTTCTGAGAAGTACGGCTACATCAAGCCCAAGAAGAACGATGACGGTACTGACGGATGGGGCTTTACCGAAAAGCCTACTGCCGAGAAGGCTCAGGAATATATTGACGGCGGCGCTCTCTGGAACGGCGGCGTATTCGCTTATAAGCTTTCTTACGTTCTTGATAAGAGTAAGGAACTTTTGGGTACCGATAACTACGACGAGCTCTTTTCGAACTATGCGAACTTAAAGAAGATCTCATTCGACTACGCTGTAGTTGAGGCTGAGACTTCAATTGACGTTCTCCGATACAACGGTGAATGGAAGGACCTTGGTACATGGAATACTTTGACTGAGGCCATGACAGATCCCATCATCGGTGACGGCGCGCTGAACGATAAGTGCTCCAATGTTAACATCATCAATGAGCTTGGTATTCCGATCATCGGTATGGGCCTTAAGGATATGGTCATCTCTGCAAGCCCTGAGGGAATCCTTGTATCCGATAAGGAGCAGAGCTCCTACATCAAGCCTTTTGTTGATGAAATCGACCAGCGCGTAATGTTTGCTGAGAAGAGCTGGGGTTCTTACAGAGTCCTTGATATCGAAGAGTCTTCAATGACGGTTAAGGTAACTCTTAATCCCGGCAATAAGATGAACTATCACAGCCACGATAAGCGTGATGAAGTATGGACTGTAATTGCGGGTTCCGGCCGCACGGTCGTTGACGGAATGGAGCAGCTGGTAAGACCGGGTGACGTCATCACTATGGCAGCAGGATGCAAGCACACCGTATTTGCGGGTGATGAGGGCATCCAGCTTATCGAAGTCCAGTTGGGCGAAGATATCAACGTAGCAGACAAGCATAAGTACGAACTGTAA